Proteins found in one Enterococcus sp. 9D6_DIV0238 genomic segment:
- a CDS encoding GH25 family lysozyme, producing MNKLTIKIPLFCTAALLTLGLNTLSYAEESTTVSSSDIETTTSSVLSPAQNSTSESTMKTTEEETQSSTTTSEATEESTETQAVNSSLYFDDYFLPSNRSDLNPTIQSRSITPALSMDVVNAGEANRPSSHFIDISSHNGSISVANFQKMKNYGIKGVVVKLTESTSYVNPYAQEQINNATAAGLKVSAYHYAHYTSSAIASSEANYFASLANTFKLPKSTVMVIDIEEGKMLNGSLTPNTTSFVNVLKANGFSNIMYYMNRTYATSGHFSVSTFGAKNMWVAQYPYTPTAGMNWNNEFSSWQWSSQYYIPGIAHPFDISMDYTGYLENGAQGKWLSANQYVTITKKNYSIWSNFNFNSALTNTTNVFNKTYKVTGKYQHMNGSTYYSLYDNNGNWKGYVNAEATTKANGAQGLWLSENKYVTLTKKSQTIWGDINTFSSKKGSTSDHYQKTFKVSGKYNHVNGAVYYSLYDNNGKWIGYINSDFASSASGPQGTWLSENKYVTFTKKGQTIWGDINTFSSKKGNTTDLYQKTYKVTGKYNHIAGAVYYSLYDNNNKWVGYINANGPTVAPGPQGTWLSNNDYVTITKKNTTLWGDINNFSSKKGNTTDIYQQTFHAKGKYNHIANVTYYSLYDNNGKWIGYLNSSAATVAPGSQGIWIKNDEQVKINKKDYTIWSEIDTFSAKKGNTTEIYGKTYHAKGIYHHFSGASYYSLYDNTSGKWIGYLNTNATIVTK from the coding sequence ATGAATAAACTAACGATCAAAATCCCGCTTTTTTGTACTGCTGCCCTTCTGACGCTCGGATTGAATACTCTTTCCTATGCTGAAGAAAGCACAACTGTCAGCAGCTCAGATATTGAAACAACAACAAGCAGCGTCCTTTCACCAGCTCAAAATTCAACGAGTGAAAGCACAATGAAGACAACTGAAGAGGAAACACAGTCAAGTACTACTACGTCTGAAGCAACCGAAGAAAGTACTGAAACACAAGCAGTAAATAGCTCTCTTTACTTTGATGACTATTTTTTACCATCGAATCGATCAGATTTAAATCCGACGATCCAAAGTCGCAGTATCACTCCAGCTCTTTCGATGGATGTCGTCAATGCAGGAGAGGCCAATCGACCAAGTTCACACTTTATCGATATTTCTTCTCATAACGGTTCGATCTCAGTAGCTAACTTTCAAAAGATGAAAAACTACGGAATCAAAGGGGTTGTAGTTAAGCTGACTGAAAGTACTAGCTATGTCAATCCCTATGCGCAAGAGCAGATCAACAACGCAACAGCGGCTGGTCTGAAAGTTTCGGCCTATCATTACGCCCATTATACATCCAGCGCGATTGCTTCTAGTGAAGCAAATTACTTTGCTTCGTTAGCGAATACCTTTAAATTACCTAAGTCGACTGTCATGGTCATCGACATCGAGGAAGGAAAAATGCTAAACGGATCTCTAACGCCAAATACAACTAGTTTTGTAAATGTTTTAAAAGCCAATGGTTTTTCAAATATCATGTATTACATGAACCGAACTTATGCAACGAGCGGACATTTCTCTGTAAGTACCTTTGGTGCAAAAAATATGTGGGTTGCGCAATATCCTTATACGCCTACTGCTGGAATGAACTGGAATAATGAATTTTCTTCATGGCAGTGGTCTTCTCAATATTATATTCCTGGTATTGCCCATCCTTTTGATATTTCAATGGATTATACTGGGTATCTAGAGAATGGTGCTCAAGGAAAATGGTTGAGTGCTAATCAATACGTGACGATCACTAAAAAGAATTACTCTATTTGGTCAAACTTCAACTTTAATTCAGCTTTGACAAACACAACGAATGTTTTCAATAAAACCTATAAGGTTACTGGAAAATACCAGCATATGAACGGTAGCACCTACTACTCTCTTTATGATAACAATGGAAACTGGAAAGGCTATGTCAATGCTGAAGCAACGACAAAAGCAAATGGTGCTCAAGGTCTGTGGTTAAGCGAAAACAAATACGTAACACTTACGAAAAAGTCACAAACGATTTGGGGCGATATCAACACTTTCTCTAGTAAAAAAGGTAGTACAAGCGATCACTATCAGAAAACCTTTAAAGTTTCTGGGAAGTACAACCATGTTAATGGGGCCGTTTACTACTCTCTGTATGATAATAATGGAAAATGGATCGGTTATATCAACTCAGATTTTGCAAGTTCTGCATCAGGACCTCAAGGGACTTGGTTAAGTGAAAATAAATATGTAACGTTTACTAAAAAGGGCCAAACAATCTGGGGCGACATCAACACCTTCTCCAGTAAAAAAGGGAACACAACAGATCTTTATCAAAAAACGTACAAAGTCACTGGAAAATACAATCATATTGCAGGTGCCGTTTACTACTCCTTATATGATAATAACAACAAATGGGTCGGTTATATCAATGCCAATGGACCTACTGTCGCTCCTGGACCTCAAGGGACTTGGCTAAGCAATAATGACTATGTAACGATCACAAAGAAAAATACGACTCTTTGGGGGGATATCAATAATTTCTCTAGTAAAAAGGGAAACACAACTGATATCTACCAGCAAACTTTCCATGCTAAAGGAAAATACAATCATATCGCTAACGTTACCTACTACTCTCTTTATGATAATAACGGAAAGTGGATCGGCTATCTAAATTCAAGTGCAGCAACTGTTGCACCTGGTTCACAGGGCATTTGGATCAAGAATGATGAACAAGTAAAAATCAATAAGAAAGACTATACGATTTGGTCTGAAATTGATACGTTTTCTGCTAAAAAAGGAAACACTACCGAGATATACGGTAAAACTTATCATGCCAAAGGAATCTACCATCACTTCTCTGGTGCTTCTTATTATTCTCTTTATGATAATACCAGCGGAAAATGGATTGGCTATTTAAATACAAATGCAACGATCGTTACTAAATAA
- the zwf gene encoding glucose-6-phosphate dehydrogenase, which translates to MNEKIALFTIFGGTGDLAKRKLYPSLFRLYRKGNLAEHFAVIGTARREWTDDHYREIVRETIKDLNPTAEEAEAFSSHFYYQSHNVNDSEHYDTLKKLSDKLNEKYELGGNHIYYLAMAPQFFGTIVQHLKSQEILTETGFDRLIIEKPFGSDYESAYQLNEEIRAVFPEKDIFRIDHYLGKEMIQNISAIRFANNIFESQWNNRYIDNVQITFAEGLGVEDRGGYYDHSGALKDMVQNHILQVVALLAMEPPVAFSEAEIRSEKVKALQAIRLYSEKEALENFVRGQYGAGKLEDQHFVSYREEPNVDENSQTETFVAGKFLIDNFRWSGVPFYIRTGKRLTEKGTRINIVFKQVPINVFKDDVDHCGEKTDLPPNVLTIYIQPTEGFSLTLNGKEIGQGFSTTPVKLDYRHSAETTGNSPEAYEKLLLDSLNGDGTNFSHWDEVAQSWRIVDIIRQAWDKTSVDFPNYAAGSMGPDAAFDLLARDNFSWEWQPDNWYRERGKL; encoded by the coding sequence ATGAATGAAAAAATAGCATTATTCACAATTTTTGGCGGTACTGGAGATTTAGCGAAACGAAAACTATATCCTTCGTTATTCAGACTATACCGTAAAGGAAATCTAGCTGAGCACTTTGCTGTTATCGGTACGGCAAGAAGAGAATGGACAGATGATCACTATCGTGAGATCGTACGTGAAACAATCAAAGATCTAAATCCGACTGCAGAAGAAGCAGAAGCCTTTTCAAGCCACTTTTACTACCAATCTCACAATGTGAACGACTCAGAGCATTATGACACATTAAAAAAATTGTCAGACAAGCTAAATGAGAAATACGAGCTAGGCGGAAACCATATTTACTACTTAGCAATGGCTCCTCAATTCTTCGGTACGATCGTTCAGCACCTGAAATCCCAAGAGATTTTAACGGAAACAGGCTTTGATCGTTTGATCATTGAAAAACCTTTTGGCTCTGATTATGAGTCTGCTTATCAGCTAAACGAAGAAATCCGTGCTGTTTTCCCTGAGAAAGATATTTTTAGAATCGATCACTATTTAGGAAAAGAAATGATCCAAAACATTTCTGCGATTCGTTTTGCCAATAATATTTTTGAATCTCAATGGAATAATCGCTACATCGATAATGTTCAGATCACTTTTGCTGAAGGGCTTGGTGTTGAAGATCGCGGCGGATATTACGATCATAGCGGCGCACTGAAAGACATGGTGCAAAACCATATTTTACAAGTCGTTGCTTTGTTAGCGATGGAACCGCCTGTTGCCTTTTCAGAAGCTGAAATCAGATCAGAAAAAGTTAAAGCGCTGCAAGCGATTCGTCTGTATTCTGAAAAAGAAGCCTTGGAAAACTTTGTTCGCGGTCAATATGGTGCTGGCAAATTGGAAGATCAACACTTTGTTAGCTACCGTGAGGAACCAAACGTCGACGAAAATTCTCAAACAGAAACATTTGTTGCAGGTAAGTTTTTGATCGACAACTTCCGTTGGTCAGGCGTTCCATTTTATATCCGCACAGGAAAACGTCTAACTGAAAAAGGAACACGCATCAATATCGTCTTTAAACAAGTTCCGATCAATGTCTTTAAAGATGACGTCGATCATTGCGGAGAGAAAACAGATTTACCGCCAAATGTTTTAACGATTTATATTCAACCGACAGAAGGGTTCTCCCTAACCTTGAACGGCAAAGAAATCGGTCAAGGGTTCTCTACGACTCCTGTCAAGCTAGACTATCGTCATAGCGCAGAAACAACAGGAAATAGTCCTGAAGCTTACGAAAAACTATTATTGGATAGTTTAAATGGTGACGGCACAAACTTCTCTCATTGGGATGAAGTAGCTCAATCTTGGCGGATCGTTGATATCATACGTCAGGCTTGGGATAAAACATCGGTTGATTTCCCTAATTATGCAGCAGGTTCAATGGGGCCTGATGCCGCCTTTGACTTACTTGCTCGTGACAATTTTTCTTGGGAATGGCAACCGGACAACTGGTACCGCGAACGTGGCAAACTTTAA
- a CDS encoding metal-dependent transcriptional regulator encodes MTPNREDYLKLIFELGGDETKINNKQIVSGLDVSAASVSEMISKLVKEQLVEHSPYQGVQLTESGLKKASTLIRKHRLWEVFLVEHLNYSWNEVHDDAEVLEHVTSQTLANRLSEYLNQPKFCPHGGVIPEDDQPVHEEKRQTLIDYPVGTTIRIARVLDEKDLLDYLVSIDLNIHEEYQIDEIAAYEGPISISNKQKQLAVSYKAASTIFVDPINESGELK; translated from the coding sequence ATGACCCCGAATCGTGAAGACTACCTAAAACTAATTTTTGAATTAGGCGGCGATGAAACGAAGATCAACAACAAACAAATTGTTTCAGGTCTGGATGTTTCCGCAGCATCTGTCAGCGAGATGATTTCAAAATTAGTAAAAGAACAGCTGGTCGAACATTCACCTTATCAAGGTGTTCAGCTCACAGAATCAGGACTGAAAAAAGCTAGTACACTGATTCGCAAGCATCGATTGTGGGAAGTGTTTTTAGTTGAACACTTAAATTATTCCTGGAATGAAGTTCACGATGATGCGGAAGTACTGGAGCACGTTACTTCTCAAACTTTGGCTAATCGCTTATCAGAGTATTTAAACCAGCCAAAATTTTGTCCCCATGGCGGAGTGATTCCGGAAGATGATCAGCCGGTCCATGAAGAAAAGCGTCAAACCTTGATCGACTATCCTGTTGGGACGACGATTCGAATCGCTCGTGTATTGGATGAAAAAGACCTATTAGACTACCTAGTCTCCATTGACCTGAATATCCACGAGGAATATCAGATAGATGAGATCGCTGCATATGAAGGACCTATCAGCATCAGTAATAAGCAAAAACAATTGGCGGTCAGCTACAAAGCTGCAAGTACGATTTTTGTTGATCCAATAAATGAAAGCGGGGAATTGAAATGA